A genomic region of Geothrix edaphica contains the following coding sequences:
- a CDS encoding ATP-dependent 6-phosphofructokinase: protein MRIGVLTSGGDAPGMNAAIRAAVRQADALGHEAWGIRQGFQGVLEKDWAPMPTRACANILQRGGTVLHTARCPEFLEIHRRADAAANLREAGIQALVIIGGDGSFRGAEALQREQGILCAGIPGTIDNDLPGTDRTLGFDTALNTAVEAIDRIRDTASAHGRLFLVEVMGRSSGMLAVHTALACGAEAVLYPESPDDSYQALVARLHANWLRGKRSSIVVVAEGDDLGNAMVVGARLRRDYGLDLRVVVLGHIQRGGSPSALDRIWGSRWGAEAVRRLAAGEGGFYLGEVAGALAVQPLARILDPRPAPPGDMGELVDILSR from the coding sequence ATGAGGATCGGCGTCCTCACCTCCGGCGGGGACGCTCCGGGAATGAACGCCGCGATCCGCGCCGCGGTGCGCCAGGCGGATGCCCTCGGGCACGAGGCCTGGGGCATCCGGCAGGGCTTCCAGGGGGTGCTGGAGAAGGACTGGGCGCCCATGCCCACCCGGGCCTGCGCCAACATCCTGCAGCGGGGCGGCACGGTGCTGCACACGGCCCGCTGCCCCGAGTTCCTCGAGATCCACCGGCGGGCGGATGCCGCCGCGAACCTCCGGGAGGCGGGCATCCAGGCCCTGGTGATCATCGGCGGGGATGGCAGCTTCCGGGGCGCCGAGGCGCTCCAGCGGGAGCAGGGCATCCTCTGCGCCGGCATCCCGGGCACCATCGACAACGACCTGCCGGGCACGGACCGCACCCTGGGCTTCGACACGGCGCTGAATACCGCCGTGGAGGCCATTGACCGGATCCGCGACACGGCCTCGGCCCACGGACGCCTGTTCCTGGTGGAGGTCATGGGGCGCAGCTCCGGCATGCTGGCCGTCCATACGGCCCTGGCCTGCGGGGCCGAGGCGGTGCTCTATCCCGAGTCCCCGGACGATTCCTACCAGGCCCTGGTGGCCCGGCTCCACGCCAACTGGCTCCGGGGCAAGCGCAGCTCCATCGTGGTGGTGGCCGAGGGGGATGATCTGGGCAATGCCATGGTCGTGGGCGCGCGGCTCCGGCGCGACTACGGGCTGGACCTGCGGGTGGTGGTGCTCGGCCACATCCAGCGGGGTGGCAGTCCTTCGGCCCTGGATCGCATCTGGGGCAGTCGCTGGGGCGCCGAGGCCGTGCGTCGCCTGGCCGCGGGCGAAGGCGGCTTCTATCTGGGCGAGGTGGCCGGAGCCCTGGCGGTCCAACCCCTGGCCCGCATCCTGGATCCCCGGCCCGCCCCGCCGGGAGACATGGGTGAGCTGGTGGACATCCTTTCACGCTAG